The following proteins are encoded in a genomic region of Zea mays cultivar B73 chromosome 9, Zm-B73-REFERENCE-NAM-5.0, whole genome shotgun sequence:
- the LOC100381811 gene encoding phytochromeB2 — MASDSRPPKRSPSARRVAPRHAHHHHSQSSGGSTSRAGAGGGGGGAAATESVSKAVAQYNLDARLHAVFEQSGASGRSFDYSQSLRAPPTPSSEQQIAAYLSRIQRGGHIQPLGCTLAVADDSSFRLLAFSENAADLLDLSPHHSVPSLDSVALPPVSLGADARLYFSPSSAVLLERAFAAREISLLNPLWIHSRASSKPFYAILHRIDVGVVIDLEPARTEDPALSIAGAVQSQKLAVRAISRLQALPGGDVKLLCDTVVEHVRELTGYDRVMVYKFHEDEHGEVVAESRRDNLEPYLGLHYPATDIPQASRFLFQQNRVRMIADCHAIPVRVIQDPGLSQQLCLVGSTLRAPHGCHAQYMANMGSIASLVMAVIISSGGDDERTGRGAISSSMKLWGLVVCHHTSPRCIPFPLRYACEFLMQAFGLQLNMELQLAHQLSEKHILRTQTLLCDMLLRDSPAGIITQSPSVMDLVKCDGAALYYRGKYYPLGVTPTESQIKDIIEWLTVCHGDSTGLSTDSLADAGYLGAVALGDAVCGMAVAYITPSDYLFWFRSHTAKEIKWGGAKHHPEDKDDGQRMHPRSSFKAFLEVVKSRSLSWENAEMDAIHSLQLILRDSFRDAAEGTSNSKAIVNGQRQLGELELRGINELSSVAREMVRLIETATVPIFAVDTDGCINGWNAKIAELTGLSVEEAMGKSLVNDLIFKECDDIVEKLLSRALRGEEDKNVEIKLKTFGSEQSKGAIFVIVNACSSRDYTQNIVGVCFVGQDVTGQKVVMDKFINIQGDYKAIVHNPNPLLPPIFASDENTSCSEWNTAMEKLTGWSREEVVGKFLIGEVFGNCCRLKGPDALTKFMVVIHNAIEGHDSEKFPFSFFDKNGKYVQALLTANTRSKMDGKSIGAFCFLQIASAEIQQAFEIQRQQEKKCYARMKELAYICQEIKNPLSGIRFTNSLLQMTDLNDDQRQFLETSSACEKQMSKIVKDASLKSIEDGSLVLEKSEFSLGDVMNAVVSQTMSLLRERDLQLIRDIPDEIKDASAYGDQFRIQQVLADFLLSMAQSAPSENGWVEIQVRPNVKQNYDGTDTELFIFRFACPGEGLPADIVQDMFSNSQWSTQEGVGLSTCRKILKLMGGEVQYIRESERSFFLIVLELPQPRLAAGRENQLIC; from the exons ATGGCGTCGGACAGTCGCCCCCCCAAGCGCTCCCCCTCCGCGCGACGCGTGGCGCCGCGTCACGCGCACCACCACCACTCGCAGTCGTCGGGCGGGAGCACGTCCCGCGCAGGCgcgggaggaggtggcgggggcgctGCGGCCACGGAGTCGGTCTCCAAGGCCGTCGCTCAGTACAACCTAGACGCGCGGCTCCACGCGGTGTTCGAGCAGTCGGGCGCGTCGGGCCGCAGCTTCGACTACTCCCAGTCGCTGCGCGCGCCGCCCACGCCGTCCTCCGAGCAGCAGATCGCCGCCTACCTCTCACGCATCCAGCGCGGCGGCCACATCCAGCCCTTGGGCTGCACGCTCGCCGTCGCCGACGACTCCTCCTTCCGCCTCCTCGCCTTCTCTGAGAACGCCGCCGACCTGCTCGACCTGTCGCCGCACCACTCCGTTCCCTCGCTCGACTCCGTGGCGCTGCCCCCTGTTTCCCTTGGTGCCGACGCACGCCTCTACTTCTCCCCCTCGTCCGCGGTCCTGCTGGAGCGCGCCTTCGCCGCGCGCGAGATATCGCTGCTCAACCCGCTATGGATCCACTCCAGGGCCTCCTCCAAGCCGTTCTACGCCATCCTCCACCGCATCGACGTCGGCGTCGTCATCGACCTCGAGCCCGCACGCACCGAGGACCCCGCTCTCTCCATCGCCGGCGCAGTCCAGTCCCAGAAACTCGCGGTCCGCGCCATCTCCCGCCTCCAGGCGCTACCCGGCGGGGACGTCAAGCTCCTATGCGACACAGTCGTGGAGCATGTTCGCGAGCTCACTGGTTACGACCGTGTCATGGTGTACAAGTTCCATGAAGACGAGCACGGGGAAGTTGTCGCAGAGAGCCGGCGCGATAACCTTGAGCCTTACCTCGGATTGCATTATCCCGCCACAGATATCCCCCAGGCGTCGCGGTTCCTGTTCCAGCAGAACCGCGTGCGAATGATCGCAGACTGCCATGCCATCCCGGTGAGAGTCATACAAGATCCTGGGCTGTCGCAGCAGCTGTGTTTGGTAGGCTCCACGCTACGCGCTCCGCACGGGTGCCATGCACAGTACATGGCGAACATGGGGTCAATTGCGTCGCTTGTTATGGCAGTCATCATTAGCAGTGGTGGTGACGACGAGCGAACAGGTCGGGGTGCCATCTCCTCATCAATGAAGTTGTGGGGGTTAGTGGTGTGCCACCATACATCACCACGGTGTATCCCTTTTCCATTGAGGTATGCTTGCGAGTTTCTCATGCAGGCATTTGGGCTGCAGCTCAACATGGAGTTGCAGCTTGCGCACCAGCTGTCAGAGAAGCACATTTTGCGAACTCAGACGCTATTGTGTGACATGCTACTGCGAGATTCACCAGCTGGCATCATCACGCAGAGCCCCAGCGTCATGGACCTTGTGAAGTGCGATGGGGCTGCACTGTATTATCGTGGGAAGTACTACCCATTGGGTGTCACTCCCACCGAGTCTCAGATTAAGGATATTATCGAGTGGTTGACGGTGTGTCATGGGGACTCAACAGGGCTCAGCACAGATAGCCTTGCTGATGCAGGCTACCTTGGTGCTGTTGCATTAGGGGATGCTGTGTGTGGAATGGCGGTGGCTTATATAACACCAAGTGATTACTTGTTTTGGTTTAGGTCACACACAGCTAAAGAGATCAAATGGGGTGGCGCAAAACATCACCCTGAGGATAAGGATGATGGTCAGAGGATGCACCCACGGTCATCATTCAAGGCATTTCTTGAAGTGGTTAAAAGCAGAAGCCTGTCCTGGGAGAATGCAGAAATGGACGCAATACATTCCTTGCAGCTCATATTGCGTGACTCCTTCAGAGATGCTGCAGAGGGCACTAGCAACTCAAAAGCCATTGTCAATGGACAACGTCAACTTGGGGAGCTAGAATTGCGGGGGATAAATGAGCTTAGCTCTGTAGCAAGAGAGATGGTTCGATTGATAGAGACAGCAACAGTACCCATATTTGCAGTAGATACTGATGGATGCATAAATGGGTGGAATGCAAAGATTGCCGAGTTGACAGGCCTTTCAGTTGAGGAGGCAATGGGCAAATCTCTGGTAAATGATCTTATCTTCAAGGAATGTGATGATATAGTCGAAAAGCTACTCTCGCGAGCTTTAAGAG GTGAGGAAGACAAAAATGTGGAGATAAAGCTGAAGACATTTGGGTCAGAGCAATCTAAGGGTGCAATATTTGTTATTGTCAATGCTTGTTCCAGCAGAGATTACACACAAAATATTGTTGGTGTCTGTTTTGTTGGACAAGATGTTACAGGACAAAAGGTGGTCATGGATAAATTTATCAACATACAAGGGGACTACAAAGCTATTGTACACAATCCTAATCCTCTGCTACCCCCAATTTTCGCATCAGATGAGAACACTTCTTGTTCAGAATGGAACACAGCCATGGAAAAACTTACAGGATGGTCTAGAGAGGAAGTTGTCGGTAAGTTTCTTATTGGAGAAGTGTTTGGAAATTGTTGCCGACTCAAGGGCCCAGATGCATTGACAAAGTTCATGGTTGTCATTCACAATGCTATAGAAGGACATGATTCTGAGAAgttccctttttcatttttcgACAAGAATGGAAAGTATGTGCAGGCCTTATTGACGGCCAACACAAGGAGCAAAATGGATGGTAAATCTATTGGAGCCTTTTGTTTCTTGCAGATTGCAAGCGCTGAAATACAGCAGGCATTTGAGATTCAGAGACAACAAGAAAAGAAGTGTTATGCAAGGATGAAAGAATTGGCCTATATTTGCCAGGAGATAAAGAATCCTCTTAGTGGCATCCGGTTTACCAACTCTCTATTGCAGATGACTGATTTAAATGATGACCAGAGGCAGTTCCTTGAAACTAGCTCTGCTTGTGAGAAACAGATGTCCAAGATTGTTAAGGATGCCAGTCTCAAAAGTATTGAGGATGG CTCTTTGGTGCTTGAGAAAAGTGAGTTTTCTCTTGGAGACGTTATGAATGCTGTTGTCAGCCAAACAATGTCATTGTTGAGGGAGAGGGATTTACAACTTATTCGAGATATCCCTGATGAAATCAAGGATGCATCAGCATATGGTGATCAATTTAGAATCCAACAAGTTTTGGCTGACTTCTTGCTAAGCATGGCACAGTCTGCTCCATCCGAGAATGGCTGGGTAGAAATACAAGTCAGACCAAATGTAAAACAGAATTATGACGGAACAGATACAGAGCTTTTCATCTTCAG GTTTGCCTGCCCTGGTGAGGGCCTCCCCGCTGACATTGTCCAGGATATGTTCAGCAATTCCCAATGGTCAACCCAAGAAGGCGTAGGACTAAGCACATGCAGGAAAATCCTCAAATTGATGGGCGGCGAGGTCCAATACATCAGGGAGTCAGAGCGGAGTTTCTTCCTCATCGTCCTTGAGCTGCCCCAACCTCGTCTAGCAGCTGGTAGAGAAAATCAGCTGATATGTTAA